The proteins below come from a single Cryptococcus neoformans var. neoformans JEC21 chromosome 14 sequence genomic window:
- a CDS encoding expressed protein, which yields MKRLFRSTKSPIDPLPPPQQPSTTPPSGRSTPHHQGARSITTLFGGGDSNDNSSGYEHKWGFSLHHHSEVTPFPAEVGADAVPPQGSTKRKDKSATAPSLLEIQQMQEEAQAEETRRRVPSQSALHPPLQPTQRLSKGYQSSPLPDGWQGVPAQNQNSGYETYAPPLLVLNASFSQSPTNSNSSLTSGSTHPTVFLPPGARPPTPPSTRPPYPLHMRYSQSNIHNSATSVNKDEATIKSGRERGYSSPASAVAVTPRNDQNYSSKPTKATRSPLSNAYASPVDLPDLPTFPLPKPYTPGISTPAPNHYSHLGPSAVENQPNAFSPIENIAVGLNNEAPTIPNRREEHQHQPELKEKKRFWGMGIRSDKKTKAKAQAEREHAAGLGQMQVTPQGDWRPSIDESRGSIEAWHDSESRSTSAHGHLAQFEEEPRSRLPGLDFGRKDHTATQVNDVTSAIQMLAASSDPSPAAIYEVCDRINHSDSSDSISKEAARALRKEFKHGNELERRNAAKLWLLLMRNVTVKGFRPYGSNKKFFQSLEPILFAPSSRPIVSPSTHRLLTDVIADLTFSYGMEKGCEMLVDVWKKIKLPQESDYGHPLSADHPIFNTNEAPPQPRHPANQMANLQIQSPPSVSTSRQGSSPSHVHQALPPPSAPARHIQQQPAAYGGPGYANLPSHGEDIRRLMEECTAARESARLLGDALIYTRPEELDHKPVIREFYGKVFHAHESLTNQMDWAQAEASHSRERHANLTLDGSVPNSTNANSETTPEERALAALFEAHAMLAEVMKHHDELERMAQADKELWEVRERSKKETKMDRSQQQLATTPINQSSSSRSPSPTPRVALPPTTIPQSNNPFRGSAQDVFRSRTPSPDQHTFQHIPRVSASPGHMSSPLGPGTGSNNSHSHVGASNTGNNGANSKLRMGGPRPLPNPFKTMAGGANGSQGSLSTQADTVPSRSGTGDSNGSQSASINVGTIQSAVVNGDEVDGDELPRVPIKPSRKALGKRRAVIDEDNDFDPNDLFNPQPVDSRPRGCHANDDTSSDESLTTDAVFNAKPVVYAYDAYEERQKEVKRLKEEEKKGIVGGSAG from the exons ATGAAGCGCTTATTCAGGTCAACAAAGTCTCCAATAGACCCGCTTCCGCCGCCACAGCAACCGTCCACGACTCCACCTTCAGGAAGGTCAACCCCACATCATCAAGGCGCAAGAAGTATCACCACTCTCTTTGGAGGCGGAGATAGCAATGACAACAGCTCAGGTTATGAGCACAAGTGGGGGTTCAGTCTTCACCACCACTCAGAGGTCACTCCATTTCCAGCAGAAGTAGGAGCAGACGCGGTACCACCACAAGGCTCTacaaagaggaaagacaaGTCTGCTACAGCGCCGAGCCTCCTTGAGATCCAACAGATGCAGGAAGAGGCTCAAGCAGAGGAAACAAGACGGAGAGTGCCATCTCAATCAGCACTGCACCCACCGCTCCAACCGACCCAAAGGCTCTCGAAGGGATAccaatcatctcctttaCCGGATGGATGGCAAGGTGTACCAGCTCAGAATCAAAATAGCGGCTATGAGACGTACGCcccacctcttcttgtcctcaatgcctccttctcacaATCACCAACCAACTCAAACTCCTCTCTTACAAGCGGATCAACGCATCCCACCGTTTTTCTCCCGCCTGGCGCCCGACCCCCTACACCGCCTAGCACTCGGCCGCCTTATCCCTTGCACATGCGGTATTCGCAGTCGAACATTCACAACTCTGCGACATCCGTCAATAAGGATGAGGCCACTATCAAAagtgggagagaaagaggttattcttctcctgcaaGTGCAGTCGCTGTCACACCACGGAACGACCAAAACTACTCCTCAAAGCCCACAAAAGCTACCCGATCGCCTCTTTCAAACGCATATGCTTCACCTGTCGATCTGCCTGATCTTCCGACCTTTCCCTTGCCTAAGCCATATACTCCAGGCATCTCCACTCCTGCTCCCAATCACTACTCACATCTAGGTCCTTCCGCTGTTGAGAATCAACCGAACGCTTTTTCACCCATTGAAAACATTGCCGTAGGCCTCAATAACGAGGCGCCTACAATACCGAACCGGAGGGAAGAACATCAACACCAGCCAGAActcaaggaaaagaagcgCTTTTGGGGAATGGGTATCAGATCAGATAAAAAGACCAAGGCTAAAGCTCAGGCCGAGCGAGAACATGCTGCAGGCCTTGGGCAAATGCAAGTTACTCCGCAAGGGGATTGGAGACCATCAATTGATGAGTCCCGAGGGAGTATAGAGGCATGGCATGATTCGGAATCTCGTTCCACTTCAGCGCACGGACACCTGGCACAGTTTGAGGAAGAACCTAGGAGTAGATTGCCAGGTTTGGActttggaaggaaggaccATACAGCAACGCAGGTGAACGATGTGACTTCTGCTATTC AGATGCTTGCTGCGTCTTCAGACCCTTCACCGGCGGCGATTTACGAAGTCTGTGATCGTATCAATCATTCTGACAGCTCAGACTCCATTAGCAAAGAAGCCGCTCGAGCCTTACGGAAAGAATTTAAGCATGGAAATGAACttgagagaaggaatgCTGCTAAACTGTGGCTTTTGTTGATGCGTAACGTAACCGTGAAAGGGTTCAGAC CATACGGATCGAATAAGAAGTTCTTCCAATCATTGGAACCCATATTATTCGCCCCATCCTCAAGGCCTATAGTGTCACCTTCGACCCACAGATTGTTAACCGACGTCATTGCCGATCTGACCTTTTCATATGGTATGGAGAAGGGTTGTGAGATGCTAGTTGATGTTTGGAAAAAGATCAAGTTACCACAGGAATCAGATTAT GGGCACCCTCTCTCAGCCGACCATCCTATCTTTAATACCAATGAGGCCCCTCCCCAACCTCGACACCCCGCTAACCAAATGGCAAATCTGCAAATCCAGTCTCCGCCTTCCGTTTCTACCTCTCGACAAggttcttcaccatcccaCGTtcatcaagctcttccGCCTCCTTCGGCGCCTGCTCGTCACATCCAGCAGCAACCGGCGGCCTATGGCGGTCCAGGCTATGCAAATTTACCAAGCCACGGGGAGGACATTAGGCGcttgatggaagaatgtACAGCTGCCCGAGAAAGTGCTAGGTTATTGGGTGACGCGTTGATTTACACCAGGCCAGAAGAGCTGGATCATAAACCCGTCATCAGA GAATTCTATGGCAAGGTTTTCCATGCGCATGAGTCATTGACCAACCAAATGGACTGGGCTCAAGCGGAAGCTTCACATTCTCGCGAACGACATGCCAACCTTACTCTTGATGGGTCCGTTCCAAACAGTACGAATGCCAATTCCGAAACCACTCCTGAAGAACGGGCTCTAGCCGCACTATTTGAGGCACATGCGATGCTGGCGGAAGTGATGAAGCACCATGATGAattggagaggatggcaCAGGCTGATAAGGAGTTGTGGGAGGTCCGGGAGAGGAGTAAAAAGGAGACAAAAATGGATAGAAGC CAACAGCAACTCGCTACCACACCGATCAACCaatcatcgtcttctcgTTCTCCCTCACCAACTCCACGTGTTGCTCTTCCCCCCACAACAATTCCCCAATCCAACAACCCCTTCCGCGGTTCGGCTCAAGATGTCTTCCGTTCTCGCACACCTTCGCCCGACCAGCATACCTTCCAACACATCCCACGAGTATCAGCTTCCCCAGGTCATATGAGCTCACCTCTCGGCCCAGGAACTGGAAGCAATAACTCCCACTCCCACGTGGGTGCTAGTAATACCGGGAATAACGGCGCGAATAGCAAGCTAAGGATGGGAGGCCCCAGACCGTTACCGAATCCATTCAAGACGATGGCTGGAGGAGCGAACGGTAGCCAAGGAAGTTTGAGTACACAAGCTGACACAGTGCCCTCGAGAAGTGGGACGGGCGATTCGAATGGGTCGCAATCTGCCTCCATCAATGTTGGCACTATACAATCTGCCGTGGTGAATGGGGATGAAGTTGACGGTGATGAATTGCCGAGAGTGCCTATCAAGCCAAGTCGAAAGGCGCtggggaagaggcgggCTGTGATAGATGAAGATA ATGACTTTGATCCCAACGACTTGTTCAATCCGCAACCAGTCGACTCTCGTCCAAGAGGATGTCACGCAAATGATGATACGTCCTCTGACGAATCACTGACCACCGACGCGGTGTTCAACGCCAAGCCTGTAGTTTACGCCTATGATGCGTACGAAGAGAGGCAgaaagaggtgaagagattaaaagaggaagaaaaaaaagggattGTAGGCGGGAGTGCGGGATAG